Genomic window (Nitrosopumilus sp.):
TAGGAAAACAAGATCTTGAAGACAAGATTGCCAAATTAGAAGCAAAATTAAGTGAACTTTCTACTAAGTTAGAGGAAAAGCCAGCTGAGGTAAAGCCAGCTGAGGTAAAGCCAGCTGAGGTAAAGCCTGCAACAACAAAACCAAAAGGTGTTCTACCAAAAGGATTTGAAAAATCAGCAGAAGCTCCTAAACCACAGGAGGCACCAAAGCCAGCAGAAAAACCAGCTGAGGTAAAGCCTGCAACAACAAAACCAAAAGGTGTTCTACCAAAAGGATTTGAAAAATCAGCAGAAGCTCCTAAACCACAGGAGGCACCAAAGCCAGCAGAAAAACCAGCTGAGGTAAAGCCTGCAACAACAAAACCAAAAGGTGTTCTACCAAAAGGATTTGAAAAATCAGCAGAAGCTCCTAAACCACAGGAGGCACCAAAGCCAGCTGAGACTACGTCACAACTTCCCGTAACAGTACAAGCAGCATTAGAAAATGCATACATGAATGCTCCAATGACTTCTTTCCATGATTACAGAGCAAAAGTAACTGGTTATTCTCCAGCTCCTAACAGATACTTTGTTAGATTACATGCTCCTGTAGGAAAAGTTCCAACTAAAAATTGGAATGATCAAAAAGTAACAGTAACTGGTTACACAGCAGCATCAAACCAATACTTTGCAACAAGAGCTAGAATGGCATATCATCCTGCTGACAAAAGATTTGGAAGTTTTAGTGGGGTAAACATGAGTGTTGAAGGGGTTGCTGCACAAGCACAACAGGCACCAGAACCACCAAAGCCACAGGAAGCACCAAAGCCTAAAAAAGGAACACTTCCAAAAGGTTTCTAATTCAATTATATTCTTTATTTTCTATTTTTAGTAATACTATTTTATGATATTTTTTTACATTGTTTATGCCACCAAAAATTCCATGTCCTAACTGTATGCAAAAAGAATGGCTTGAAAATCCTGAATTGAATTACCTCCCAAGAGTAACTAGATTAGAAAATGGCAAATATGTGGCCGATACAGACAACGGGATTCACGTTAAATTGTGGAGATGTAATAATTGCATGTATGTAATGCAATTTTGGGAACATGACTAATTCAAAATGTACTAGTTTAGAGAGTAATTTAAAAATTCAAATTTTTACAGATTCCGCTTTAATTTTATGAATTATTTTAATTTGGAATTTGTTTTGAACAAAATGTAAATAAACAATGCAATATCAACTCTAAAGAGATGGTAGAAAAACGAAAAGCAAATACAAAGAAAGATCTTGAAGACAAGATTGCCAAATTAGAAGCAAAACTAAATCAACTTTCTACTAAGTTAGCGGAAAAGCCTGCGGAGGTAAAGCCAGCTGAGGTAAAGCCAGCTGAGGTAAAGCCAGCTGAGGTAAAGCCAGCTGAGGTAAAGCCTGCGGAGGTAAAGCCTGCAACAACAAAACCAAAAGGTGTTCTACCAAAAGGATTTGAAAAATCAGCAGAAGCTCCTAAACCACAGGAGGCACCAAAGCCAGCTGAGACTACGTCACAACTTCCCGTAACAGTACAAGCAGCATTAGAAAATGCATACATGAATGCTCCAATGACTTCTTTCCATGATTACAGAGCAAAAGTAACTGGTTATTCTCCAGCTCCTAACAGATACTTTGTTAGATTACATGCTCCTGTAGGAAAAGTTCCAACTAAAAATTGGAATGATCAAAAAGTAACAGTAACTGGTTACACAGCAGCATCAAACCAATACTTTGCAACAAGAGCTAGAATGGCATATCATCCTGCTGACAAAAGATTTGGAAGTTTTAGTGGGGTAAACATGAGTGTTGAAGGGGTTGCTGCACAAGCACAACAGGCACCAGAACCACCAAAGCCACAGGAAGCACCAAAGCCTAAAAAAGGAACACTTCCAAAAAATACAGAACAAACACCACCTCCACAACAAAATACATCCAGTAAAGATGAAGGCAAATCAAGAAAACAACAACTCGAAGAATATGAAAAGGAATATTTGCAAAGAATTGAACAACAACAGACTGAAGAAGAGGAAGCATATCAAGAAGTTATTGAAGCAGAAGCAAAACCTAGATCTCAGCAAACCCGTGGTAGTTTACCAAAAGGGTTTGAACCAAAACCAAAACCTGAGCAACCAAAACAATCTAGAGGTACACTGCCAAAAGGTTTCTAATTTTTCAACAATCTTTTTCTTATTTTTAATTTGAATTTAAAAAATCATTTAGCACTTCTTGTGAATGTCCCTTAGGTTTTACTTTTGGATATATTTTGAAAATTTTTCCTTTCTCATTTACTAAGAATGTAGATCTATTCACTCCCATGTATTCTCGACCCATGAATTTTTTTTTACCCCAAACCCCAAACATTTTTGAGATTTCTTTATCAGTATCTGCTAATAAAGGGAATGTGATTCCCATTTTATCACAGAATTTCTTATGAGATTCAACATCATCGGGACTAATACCAATAATTTCAATTCCTTCCTTTTGGAATTTTTTGTAATCTTTTGAAAATTCATCAGCTTCTGTAGTACATCCAGGTGTGAAGTCTTTCGGATAAAAGTAAATCACATGTTTTTTACCCTTAAAGTCATTAGATTTTACTTTGTTACCATTAGCATCATGTACCTCAAATTTTGGAACAGAGTCACCTTCAGAAACCATATACAAACAAATGGTTTTACCTATAATTAATTACTTTTTGAGATCTTTTGAGCCAAAATATAGTTCGAATCTTTTATATGGATACAGGATTGGTTTTGCTTAATGGTTAATCCACGAGCATACCTTGCTGAAGCAATTGCAACTTATGGATTAGTATTCTTTGGTCCACTTTCAGTGATTTTGGCAATTGCATCATTTGGAGAAGAATTAACAACACAATCAGTATTGTTTATTTCTCTTGGACATGGAGGGGCCATCGCTTTGATGGTTTATGCATTTGGACATGTCTCAGGTGCTCATATCAACCCTGCAGTTACTATTCCAATGATGATTACAAAGAAAATTGGAATTGTTGATGGAATTGGATATATCGTTTCACAGCTTATTGGTGCTGTAGCAGCAGCAGCAACACTTTGGGTAATTTTACCTGATCTTGGAGCTAAAGTTAACTTTGCAACTCAAGGTGGTCCAAGTGATTTAATCAATAATAGTATTGCATCTGGATTTGCAATAGAGGCAATTTTGACATTCTTCTTAGTTACAGTAATTTTTATGACTGCAGTTCACAAAAAAGCATCTCCTGGATGGCATGGTTTTACAATTGGAGGAATGGTTTTCCTAATTCACCTAATCGCAGTGCCTCTAACTGGTGCATCAGTTAATCCTGCAAGAACATTTGGTCCGGCATTAATCTCTGGGTTCTGGGAATTCCATTGGATGTATTGGGCAGCACCAATTTTGGGTGGTATTATTGCAGGTCTAATCATGAACTATGTCTTTGTCAAAAAGGCAGAGCAAGAAGCATAATCCTAACATTTTTAAAAATTTGAATTTTAGTTTTTCAGTATGAGTTCAGATAAAGATATTTCGCAAATGTTTCATTCTGAATCTCTCAAACTTCATAACCTAATTGATATTGCAAATACCAAAACAGATATGGATATTCATGAGATTGTTGAAACATATTATCAAGTCATGAATGTTTCTTCTATTGCAACTATGCTAAAACAACAGACTGAATCTGAAGAATTATTAAACAAAATCCGAGAAACTGAAAAAATAATTTCTGAAAAATTTAACTCTAATATTCATCCTAAAATTCTGACAAGTTTATCTACCTCAATTCAAGAAACAACTAAAACTTTACAATCTGAAAACGTTAATAAAAAATCAAAAGAACAAATTGAAAATGATGCGAAACTGTTTGAAGAATTACGCCAAAAAATGAGCACTAAAGAATTTGTTCAACAATATGATACTGGAATTACTCATGATTGAAGAACTTGCAAAAAAAATAGTTGAACTAAAAAATGAATTTGCAAAATCTTATGACGGAAAAAGCCAAATTCAGGAAATTATTCCAAAATCAAGTTCAGAGACATTCCCAATTATGGACCATCATTTGGAATTACTGCATCAATTTGCGACAAAAAATCCAATCTATTATAATTTTTTTGAGAAAAAAATAGGTTCAGTGGATTGTATTGTGTATGAAGGAGACATTAACAAATTTTGGCTCAACAGCATTCAACATAGCTCAAGTAAAGCTCCTTTTTCACCCACATGGATAGTGTCAGGATACATTATCACATTACTTGCAAAAGAATTGGGGTATTCTGAAGTAATCGATATTGGTTCAGGTGATGGCCGTATCGCATTTTGTGCAAAAATATTGGATATGGAATCTTACAGTATCGAATTAGATGAAATACTAGTAGACTTGCAAAAACTTTTGAGCGACAAACTTGATTTTCACCCATACTGCTCTGACGCTTTAAAGTTTGATTATGATTCATTAAATTTTAAACATCCAATTTTTTTCATCGGAGGTCTTGCTCAAATGGGAGGGACTGCTTTAGCTGCAGGAGTATTACAAAAGATAAATTCAATTTCTCATCTTAAGAACAATTCTGGTTGGGTCTTTGCAGGTACATTTTCTCAAAAATATGCATCAGATCCAAAGAATGAAGGTGGGTGGGGGACATTTATTGAAAAAAATAATCTTAGATCAATTAAGATTATTTCTTTGCCTACTGCATGGACTTTTCACGAATCTGATCCAACTCCCTACATATTTTCTCAATCAATTTGACTGATAGCAATCCAAATTAAGCGGAAATCTCCCAAACTTTTTGGACTCGTTGCATAGCTTGGATAGTGCGAACGCTTGCGGAGCGTTAGGTCGCCGGTTCAAGTCCGGTCGGGTCCGTTTTAATACTGTTCATTTATTGTTCCATGGATTTTTTTTTGAATTAAACTTGTAATGGCATTATAATCTTCAAAACAATTGGTTACTTTGTTGTTAATTTACAAGAAATTTCTGTATTGAGATACAAACCATAACAGATTCGAACCATGATTTAATTTATTGTCAAAGATACTTGGGGATTATTTGAAACCGTGAAAAATGTAGTCATAGTAGATCTAACAATAAAAAGAAGTTCAAATTAAGTAGGAGCACAATGTGTATGGGGATATAGTTAAGACATTAGAAACAATACCCACGTGTAAATATGAATCTCAGAAAATAGAAGTTCTATGATATGATGATGTTTCTTAATTCATCTAGCGAGTTAACCAAAAAATCAGGATTTTCTTCTATCAGTGCATCTTTAGTGTTATACCCCACAATGTAACTATGATCAATACGAGATAGACTATTTCAAAATGTTAATCAAATATTTGTAAATTATTTTCCAATTTCTCGGGCACATTGTGATGAGCACGTTGAGTTATTATACAAACTTTCATATTCTCTATTGCAATGAATGCAGGTTCTAAAAGTCATGTATTCTTTACACATTCATGGTATAAAAGATAAATCATTAGTAAATGAATATGTCTATTTGTATTTCCATAAGAATAAGCAAAAATACTGTTGTTATTATATTATATTCCAATTGAATTTCTTAAATTCATTATTAAAATTTGTAGAGGCAATAAAATTATTTTTAATTAAATGAATTCATCGATAATATAATACAGAACAATTTAGAAAAACATTAATTCTTAAAATTGGAAAAATATATTTTTAATTTTGACATTATGTTAAGTAAGATTACATTTAATCCCTGTAAAAAGAGGGGTTGTTAGCCTATTTCTCTGTTTTAGATGCTTCTTCTTTTTTAGGTTCTTCTTTTTTATCGTCGTTAGCGACTATTGTTGTTTTTGTTTCTTTATTTTCCATACTATATAGTATATCATAGTGAATATATACTAACGTATTCAAATTTATAGTTAATCAAAAAATATATAGAAATTTAGGCGTAAAATTACGCAATTAAGCCGGTATATATCCATGTCAAGTCCAGTAGAACCATGTTCGAAAAAATAATTAAAAAATTGAAAGGTGGTTCTTGTGAAACCAAAGTAGCAGATGATGTAAATGCATTCGGAGAATCTGAAAAGACAAAAGAGGATACAACAAAATGAAATACCAATGCAGAGATTGCAGTTTTAACTGGCAAGGTTACTCAGATACTTTTGATAAAGTACTCATACATGAAAAAACTCATTTGAAAAAATAAGTGAGCATTCACTTTGATATTTGCATAATTCTAAATAAAATGTCATGTAGATGTGAAGTTTGCAGTACTCCAAAGGCTACAAATATTGATCAAATAAATTGTGATGACAAGTTAAAATCTAAAACATATAGTAATTTACTGTGTGCATAAAGTTGGGTCATCTAATCATAAATAATTTAACAATCATCATGATTCTAAATGATGATGATCAGGATGATACTTAGTGTATACTAATTTTACGTATCTTTAATACAAAGAATGCTTCAGTACACACATGAGAAATAACTCTTGCAGAAAATGCGGTTATAAAATGGACGTACATCAGAATTGCCATGAATGTAAAAAACCAATTGAGTTTATTTGCCACAAATGCAACACCCATACAGATAAAGAAATTCATTCTGATTGCATAATTCAAAAGGTACTTGTAAAGGCGTAAGAAAGTTTTTGACAATTTTACAAAATATTGAAGAGATAAAATTAATCTGCCGTAATTGCAATGCATTAAGATTTGTAACTGATGAGATAACAGGTGAAATCACTTGTTCTAGATGCGGTTGTGTATTTACAGAAAATTCTGAAGATAGAGGAATGGAACGCAGAAACTTTTCAGACATTACTGACAATACAAGAACAGGGCCAGGCATATCACTAAAAAGACATGACAAGGGTCTTTTTACAATAATCGGGGCACAAAACAAGGATTCTGTTGTAAAATCACTTTCAGCAAAGACATCTCAAACATTTGGAAGATTGCGAAAATGGGACAGTAGGTCACAGACAAAAAATTCCGCAGACAGGAACCTGTTACTTGCACTTCAAGAACTAGACAAAACACAATCAAAATTAGCCCTTTCAGATACGGTGATTGAAAGAGCAGCCCTCTTTTACAGAAAGGCCTCTGAGAAGAATCTCATTCGTGGAAGAACTGTAAAATCAATTACTGCAGCATGCCTGTATGCGTCATGCAGGGATTTAGAACATAATAGAACCCTTACAGAAATTGCCGAAATGTTTGCAGTATCTAGAAAAGAGATTGCAAGATCATATCGTATACTGTTTAGAGAACTAGGCTTTGTGACATCCATAGCAGATCCAATAAAATCCATCACCAAGATAGCAAGCAAGATTGGAATAAAGGAAAAAACAATACGAAAAGCAGTACAGATTTTAGATGCAGCCCAAGATGCAGGAATCGTAGCCGGTAAAAATCCTGAAATTATTGCGGCAACTGCAATTTATGCTGCATGTGTCATAACAGGAGATGCAAAATCACAAATTGCAATATCTGAAGCTGCAGGTACTAGTACAGTTTCAATTAGAACCAGAGTTTCAGAATTTAAAACAAAACTAGGTCTGTTTTCCACGCTAAACTAATAGTCAAAAATTATGATGAAAAAATTTACAGTGCACCGTAATAATTTCCAGAAAATCATATCATACACAAAATGACTAGTATGAGAATATCCCCCAATGGTACTAACATTCCAGGTCACTATCGAGAATGTGAAGAAGGAAGTTGTTCGCGGTTGATACCATGTCCACATATTAGATGCCAGGAGCATCGAACTGATATGGCAATAAAAGATTGGACTGTACAACATATTGAATCATGAAAAATATGTCAATTAATGATCAATTAATGAAAAAGGATTCTAAAATAAAATTATCAGAAGATGATTTTGTTTTGGTTGGAATGAACTACAATTATTATATGATTCCAAGACTTGCATATCACAAAGATGATCTTGTAGGCCTAAAAGAGCAGATCCTCAAAAATCAAAAATTGAATGAGGAACTAAGGGCAGTTTGGAATGATGGAATGCATGGGATATTTGCTGATGAAATTGCAGTGATAATGGAGAAATATTTTGGCAAAAGAACAGAATAGTGATAAATCTAGTACATCAAAAGATGCAGAATTTAAGATATCTCTCTCAAGTGAAGATATTGATAAAATTGATGAAAAAATCAGGAACGGAGATGATGATGATGAAACACAAAAGTGTAGCCTTGTTAGTGGAGTGGTTTTGATTAATACATGTACAAATTGCGGCAATAAATTCAAACCCGTAAACAGTATGATTTGGGAATCATTATGTGATTTGTGTCTGGGAAAAAAATAAAACCTGATTGAGAATGAGACACTTATCTCAGAATTAAGGTAACTTTTGATTTGATTTTAAATAAAATATATCTAATTTTTAAAAAAATTATATTTGTGTGCTTGATGAACCTGAAAAATGAACGCTATTGTAACAAGTCTGATCGAATCAGTCTAAGTCTATTAGTCCTAAAATAATTTCGGCACATAAATCCCAAGATAACTTAATCCAGAACAACAATAGATTTTTTGTAGAGAAAAGTTAGCAATATAATCAGGTTAGGGTATTTTTTAAAATATCATAGTTTAAAAAAAACTAGTAGCCTTCTTCCCCAGGAAAAAGAAGACACCAATAGTTTGCATTAGTTTTTGCAGATTTCTTTTGGCCCACTTTGCAGGGTCCAAAGACATTTCCACTATCTAATTCTGATTGATAGTTGGGAACTCTTTGAATCTGTTTGACTATTGCAGGTGTTACAAAAAAGGAATGTACTTGTTGATTGTTCACATCAAATGTCTCTACAGTATCTATGACATTATAGTCTGTCATTCCGTCTTCTCCAATTGCATCCTTTGGAGTGTATGGTGACGGCTTGCCTCTGTTAGTTCGAAAGTCCTTGATGTTGATGATTTTGCCTAAAATCTTTCCGATTCCTATTGCTTTGGTTTGTTCCTGTGGTTTGTTGTAATCACCCAAGTTGATTTGAGTTTGTGTCGTTTTGTTCATTTGTGATTCTACTTGTAATGTGAAGAAATTCTAAATGAGTTATCTCTTTCATGAATTGATGACGTCAGGTCAATGACAATTCCACATATTACTATGACTTTACAATTGCTCTACCAGTACGAGAGTGACTGCCAATAATACTAGAATAGAAGAGACAGTTAATTGTTATCGCAAACACTTGTTTCTTTGATTTTCATTCATGAAAATTGCCTTGTTTTTTTTATTACTGAGAGAATAAGCAGAATTATGAAAATTGCCAAAGACTATCTTAATACCCCACGAACTATCAAATCTAATTCAAATCTGGATGAGGTTTTAAAAAAGATCATAGATGAGAAAAAAAGTCGTCTTTTAATCACCGATAATGGAAAAATCACGGGGATTGTAACTGAAAAGGATTTAGGGTTATTCCTACTCAGCGACAACAGTGAACGAAGACTAGATGAAATTCCTTTATCTGAAATTGCGATAAAAATAATTTCAGTGGACGAAAAAACAGAGCTTGATGAATGTGCTAGTGTTATGTTGAAAAAGGGAATCGGTTCATTGGTTATTACATCAAATAATAATATTGTTGGAATTTTGACAAAAACAGATCTCGTAAGATATTTCACTAAAACTCATTCTGGAAAAAAAATTGTAGGTGAATACATGTCTCCATACTATGCTTGGCAATATTCTGACACTCCTTTGTATAAAGTAGTGTTGAAAATGATCAATGAAAAAATTTCACGAGTTATAATACGAAATCATGATGAAATACCAGTTGGAATCGTAACGTTTAGAGATTTATTCAAACTTGCACTTAGATTAGGTGAACAAGACGACATACTTGATAACACTGATCCTGTAATCTCGGTAATTTTTCCAAGAAAGGGTTTCATATCTAATTCTGGTTTTGGTGGAGCTACCAAGATTGATGAAATAATGAATACTGACATTATTTCAGTAGATTACGATGATGATTTAGCAAAAACAGGTAAATTAATGTTAGAGAAAAATATCAATGGTGTTGGTGTTTTATCTGGACATGGAAATATCATTGGAATTATCAGTAAAACAGATATTATGAAAGCTCTAGCTTTTCTAAAATGATCATATTTTGGTTTTTATGCTAAATGGAATTAGCATATTTAAAATAATATTTTAAGTGTGCCTAACTTGTCTGCTAAAAATCACAAAACTATCTAAAACTCTAATAATTCCACATATAGTAAGGAAGCATTGGATTACGAAAAATTTTGTTCGCAAATTTTAGAGGCAGAACCTAAAATTCGATTTGCGACTGTTTATGATGAATGGGCCGCTCATGTAGGTGGAGGTATGCGAAAAGGTTTAAAGAATTTACTTTCAGAGCATGCAGAAAATGAATTAGTCAATCTATCTGTTCTAGATTGGAAGGCAAGAAAGGACATGGCAAAATGGCTTGGTAAAACCATCTACACTTTGGCAGAATATGATAAGGTAAAGCGATTTTCATTTTATTTGGGAGATGAACATTTACTTCTTGTTAGTACTGAAAGAGATTGTAATACCAACGACATAGTTGAGAAAGTGATTCAACTATATTATGAAAACCAAGAATAACTAATTAATTTTTAGTTGATTTTAATTGATGTTCCATCAATTTTTTTTGGAATTTTAATTTCTAATCTTCCTTTTTCAAACTTGGAGGTGATTTTTTTACTGTCTATTTTGCCAGGTAACGAAACTGATTTTTTAAAATACTCAAATTTTGTAATTTTACCTAGTTTTTCTTCTGAATATGTCTCTTTTAGCTTTGCCTCTACGGTGATAGTATTTTGATTAAAAATAACATTAATGTTTTCGCTACCAACCATCGGAAGATCAAATTCCACCATCCAGTAATTCTCATACTCCCTTAGAGATGAAAGTGGTGAAAGACTTCTTTGTTCAATATCATCTAGTATTGGCGTCATAAATGGTAGTGTCATTTTAAATTCAAAATCATTGTTCCTCATATTATCACCTGTAGATTTGAGGGGCCCTCGTACCTTGTTCTTGATTATGCTGTAGTGTTCTAATTGTTTCTTCCATTAAATTCCTATATTGAATTCGAAGCTTGTCCATGCGGTTTTGAATATCTTGTGTTTCTATTTGTACATCTAAAATTTTTGCAAGTGTTTCTATTGCAATAATTGATGCTTCCGGATCTGGAAAGAATGGATGGCATTCTGCATAGAGTATTAGTACGGGGATCTTTAACTTTCTGAAAACTGAAATTATGGCAGCATCCACTCCAAAAATATTCCCTTCTAAAAATTTTGGAATTTCGTTGTTGTATAGGATATTTTCCAGTATTTGATCAGTAACAAGACCGTATAGTTTCAGAGTCTCTTTTGATTGATTTATTGAACCCATTCCACTAACAATTATTATTTTTTTTATTCCATTTTTTTGGCAAAACTTATGAGCAGCATAAGCAAATCCTTCTGCTAAATATTGATTAAATGGTACTTCTGATATGACAATGAAGATATTTTTCTTATTGTAAACTCTTATGGGTCCAAGAATCTTTCCTTCCTCTACAAACAAAGCTGCCGGAAGATCTTTGACGTCAATTTCTCCAACATACTTCATTTTTAGATGATGAATAAGATAAGATATTGAAAAAGTGCCAACTAGGCCATTACTTGGAAAACCTACAAGTAACGTATTTTCTTGAGGATCCGGTTTTGTAATATTCATTAGATTTTCCTCAACAGATGTTGGTAATAAAAAAGACATCCATTCTCAAAAATGAGATCAACTAAAACAATATAATTAATTCTATAATAATTAGGTAATATCATGATAAATCCAGAGTTGATAAAACTACTTGAAACAAATAATATTTTAGACATTCTTAGAGAATCTGTTGTATATCAATTACAAAAAATTCACAGTGTTGAAAAAACAAATGAGGGGCGTGATTGGTATCAAGAACTACCTGCAATCGTAAGAACAAAATTTGATTGCTACAAAGCCGATTATGAGAATCTTTCAAGAATTCTCAACTCAGAATATGATCAAATGATGACTGAAATGAACAAGGGGTACTATTATTGGAGATTAGTACGTTCAGCATGTAATACATATCAAAATGATTTGGTAGAATACGATCAACAATTAAATCAAGAATTCAACATGCAAAAGACTGAGGCAATTTCAGACAACACTGTACTTCATGAATGCATTGGTGTTTTAGATCAACATGCAATTGATAAATAGAATTATCTTAAATGAATTCTGCATAGTCAGTGGATTAATTCACGGTTGAATCTTTTTATGAGATTATATTAAATGAAACATGTGGAAGTAAAATCAGAAAAATCAATCAAGGAGTATCTAAGAGCCCTTCCTGATGATACCATAATCAAATACTATCTTGATGTAGAGTATAGTCCATTTCCTATTTTACTAATGGAAGAATATACAAGAAGATTCAAGCGTAAGACTAAAGGTCAGATCATCAAGGATCTAAAGTTACAAACACGTCTTGCACAAAAGAAAACCCAGGATTTAGGCAAAATGGCAAAAAAATACAAGATTTTAGATGATATTACTAGAGAAAAGTCTGAAGAAGTAATTCAACATGCAAAAAAAAGTGGGTATCACATTAGCAAAACAATTGCCAAAAAGGGTTCTATCATAGGATCAAAACTAAAAAAGAAAACAAGATCTGGTATAAGATCTGGCATAAATGCCGGAAAGAATCTTCAAGATTCTTCACAAAAGGAATTGGATTTATTAAAAAAACTCGGAGATTTGAAAAAATCTGGAATTATAACAAATAAAGAGTTCCAAGAAAAAAAGAAAAAAATTCTTGCCAAGGTATAGACTTGCAAATCCTTCCGGGTGACAGGTTCTACTGATGAATCAAAAGACGAATAGAATGAAATTAGTAAATTTAGAATATACTTGAGTGGATTAAATGAATATTTTACAAATTTCTTAAATATCATTATTTTGAAGGTAAACAATGAGTCGTGAAGATTTCAATAAATCCTCTATCCTAGTCAAAGACATTATGACAAAGGCTTTGATCTCAGTGAATTTGAGTACTATCTCATTTCAAATTGCTAAAATGATGCAACAAGGAGGAATAGGAGCAATAATTGTCAAGGAAAATGAAAATCCTGTTGGCGTTGTAACAGATAGAGATTTTGCTACAAGAATTGCAGCAAACAAGCTCCCCTTTGAAACTCCAGCAGAAAAGATAATGTCTTCGCCGCTAATTTCAATTAATCATGATAGTACAATATCTGAAGCAGCGGAAATGATGAATAGTAAGAAAATCAGAAAACTTGCAGTTACTGAAAATAATAAAATCATTGGAATTATCACATCAACTGACTTGGTAAATCAGCTTGCAAAATAACTAAAATGTTCTAGTCTTTCTAAGAAACACGGTTACTGACACCATATAGCAAACTGTTGCAATTATTTCAGAAATTATTGATGCAAGATACGGTTCTATTCCAATTTCAAGAAAATAATACAGTGTTGGCCATCTTATCACAAGATATACTATCTCACCTAGCCCAAAAGATGAGATTAATGCAAATAATTCTTTTTTGATTAAATTAGATTTCATTCCCCTGTATCGTTCAATATTATCCCAATAAAACAAACTAGAGAAAATTCCAAAGTATACGACATAACCAACAATGATGGTAATTGTTGCAGTAAGATAATTATCGTAATCAGATAATAATTGCGCAGTTACTGCGGATAT
Coding sequences:
- a CDS encoding SHOCT domain-containing protein, with protein sequence MKHVEVKSEKSIKEYLRALPDDTIIKYYLDVEYSPFPILLMEEYTRRFKRKTKGQIIKDLKLQTRLAQKKTQDLGKMAKKYKILDDITREKSEEVIQHAKKSGYHISKTIAKKGSIIGSKLKKKTRSGIRSGINAGKNLQDSSQKELDLLKKLGDLKKSGIITNKEFQEKKKKILAKV
- a CDS encoding CBS domain-containing protein, whose amino-acid sequence is MSREDFNKSSILVKDIMTKALISVNLSTISFQIAKMMQQGGIGAIIVKENENPVGVVTDRDFATRIAANKLPFETPAEKIMSSPLISINHDSTISEAAEMMNSKKIRKLAVTENNKIIGIITSTDLVNQLAK